GGATCTCACCTTGAATACAAGCGTTCCAAGCTCTGTGATTTAGAGGGATTCCAGGGAAGGGGGCTTTCTATACCTGTGGAGTCGTCTATAGAGAACAAAGCCGAGTACGATAACGCCGAGTGTGGTTGTAGCGCTTATTAAAAAGCCCCTGGAGAGAAAGACGTAATAGATAGGCACGACTTGCACTTCCTTGGTGACCGTGTTTCCGGCAAACATAACGCTTATTTGCCTAGTATCTCTTGTCAGAAATCCTCTTGCTATAAGATCGTAAGTTGCGTCTGATTTAGCAAATGGTGGAAGTATATATATTTTAGAGTTATAGCTTGCACTTTTGGTTAAATTTGTCTCTAGTCTTACCTCTTCTCCCATTACAGATACTTGGCCAGTATTAACAATCTGTGCAATCGCTCTTACTGGAACGCCTGCGATTACTTTGTCGGGCATCATAAGCCTAACTTCGGAGCTTTGAGATGGTTGTGGCAGTTCTTCGGCAAAATTTACAAACACACTCTTTTTGCCAGTGTCTGATGGTTTCTTGTGTGAACCGGCGGGATACGGCGATGTTGAGGACGCTCCTCTTTGGACGAAGGTAATATGGTTAAAATCAAGCTTATTGAAGTAATCGAGTCCTCCGGATGTTGAGCCCCACGTAGGATCTACTTGAACCCAACCCTTGGTATCGTCCCAGTATTCTGGCCATGCGTGGAGTATGTCTCCGTCTGTAAGGGCGAGTGAAATTGGCCTTAGGCGCTCGTTTTGAGTGTGGGCAAACCCTTCCACTTCTCTTGCTGGGATACCGGCGCTTCTTGCTATTGCGATGAATAGATCGGTAAATTCCATGCAGATTGCGTTTTGAGGATCAGTAACTGCCAGGGCTGCCCCCATCCTTTGTATGGGCTGATGGGCAAGTCTATTGTTGCTATAACTTAAATAAGTTGAGACGAATTTATAAATTTCTTCGGGTGTTTTTAGCTCTTTGGCTTTGTCTATCACAAAGGCGTTGTCTGTTTCCCAGTACTTTTGAGTTTGGGTGTATATAATTTTTTCTTCTGGGGTGAGCTGCCTGTAGATATTTCTAAAGGGTTTACTAAAAACTTCGACTGCGCCTGTTGCTGCTACATTTAATTCTTGCTTGGGTGTTAGCCTGTATCTTGCCAAGAAATTACCGTCGTCGTCTACGACTACTGTCATTGGCTTGGGGTCGATATTTTCAAGCACGATGCGTTGGTAATTATTGTCTGGCGGCAAAGCAATTTCTTGAATTTGCGTTGTTAGGTTGTTGTTCTTAAGGTAGTAATTCAGCGTGAACGAAAAGATCTGCTTTTCCCCAAATGACATCGCGATACCAGATTTGGTCAGCTGATCTTTGTTGAATTTGAATTCTATGCCCCCTCTGCTTGTAGTTGTCTCTTTCGGGTCGGGAGCGGAAAAAGCTATGTCGCCAAACGATGCTGGAACGGTAACAGT
The DNA window shown above is from Candidatus Curtissbacteria bacterium and carries:
- a CDS encoding transglutaminase domain-containing protein — translated: MRKLALLVVSFLTLIFTLPALPTNVHAEGEFQTDYKVSYAVDQTGKTNVAQEITLKNKTVNVYADRFELKIGSTKVENVKASDSTGPMETEVKFENNVTAIAVKFNQRVIGMDKTLAWNLTYTSNELASKSGQIWEISIPKVADSQDIGTYDATVTVPASFGDIAFSAPDPKETTTSRGGIEFKFNKDQLTKSGIAMSFGEKQIFSFTLNYYLKNNNLTTQIQEIALPPDNNYQRIVLENIDPKPMTVVVDDDGNFLARYRLTPKQELNVAATGAVEVFSKPFRNIYRQLTPEEKIIYTQTQKYWETDNAFVIDKAKELKTPEEIYKFVSTYLSYSNNRLAHQPIQRMGAALAVTDPQNAICMEFTDLFIAIARSAGIPAREVEGFAHTQNERLRPISLALTDGDILHAWPEYWDDTKGWVQVDPTWGSTSGGLDYFNKLDFNHITFVQRGASSTSPYPAGSHKKPSDTGKKSVFVNFAEELPQPSQSSEVRLMMPDKVIAGVPVRAIAQIVNTGQVSVMGEEVRLETNLTKSASYNSKIYILPPFAKSDATYDLIARGFLTRDTRQISVMFAGNTVTKEVQVVPIYYVFLSRGFLISATTTLGVIVLGFVLYRRLHRYRKPPSLESL